Genomic DNA from Gilliamella sp. ESL0441:
TCACCTAAACAGAGCATGGTGGAGAGCATAATACAACCAGCCATCAAATAAGCGATAATCGTCCCTAGCGGACCAACTGTGCTAAGTGGTGCTGCAATACCAATAAATAATCCGGTACCAATCGAACCACCCAAAGAGATCATCAACAGATGCCGATTTTTTAAATTCTTTTTTAAACTAGTGGTACTCGGATAGGAACTTCCTTGATATTCAGATGTTGCCATGTAAACCGCCTAGTAAGGTAAAAAAGCTGCTGGAAACCAGCAGCTAACACGAATTAATAAATAAACCGTTTTTCTACACCATTCGTTTGACATGCCATAAGTAAGGCTGTGTAATCGAGTTCAAAACCAATCATATCACCTACTTTCAGTGTTTCTAACACATCTTCAATATCAACGATGGTATGATCACTGGTTTGCCCCAAAACCGTAATACTATCATCGATAGGTACACAGTTTTCAGCCGGCACATCTTGACGACCAAAAGCAAGTAGTGCACGTTTACGAGTACCATGATCGACAAAGGTTTTACTATTTAAAAAGGCATCGACTCCAAGCTCCCCTACAGGCACGGTTGGCTTACTATTAAGTTCAATAATTTGTGCGTATAGCTTATAGATATCGCTACATGCTTTATCGACAGGTTTATTGGAATGATGAAATTCATCCAGATATTTCATATCGACATATTCAATACCAAACTCATGTAAACCACCTATTCTGATGTGATTCAATCCTTTAGGCCAAACACCTTTATCTAACAAATGGTAACTGGTACAATTACCGGCAGATAAGTATTTGATTTTAATACCACAAGTTTCCTCTACTTTGCGTGCTATGTGTAAAAAATCAACACCATTTTTAACCGTAGGCAAAACGGTTCCATAGCAGTTAAAGTTGGTGCCAAGCCCATAAAGCTCAACACCCGGTAACGAAAGAATGAGATTGACGGTATCAATAATCTCATCAAGATGCTCAAACCAGATACCTTCTCGTAAGTCCCCCATATC
This window encodes:
- a CDS encoding alanine/ornithine racemase family PLP-dependent enzyme, with translation MYKPILEIDLRKLKENARVEKDILAKHGIEVMAVNKVFDGCVETAKAVLDGGIDVIAESRTYNLKKLKEALNCKTCLLRSPCLSEISDVVKYADISLNSEKQVITALSDEAVKQRKIHQVLLMVDMGDLREGIWFEHLDEIIDTVNLILSLPGVELYGLGTNFNCYGTVLPTVKNGVDFLHIARKVEETCGIKIKYLSAGNCTSYHLLDKGVWPKGLNHIRIGGLHEFGIEYVDMKYLDEFHHSNKPVDKACSDIYKLYAQIIELNSKPTVPVGELGVDAFLNSKTFVDHGTRKRALLAFGRQDVPAENCVPIDDSITVLGQTSDHTIVDIEDVLETLKVGDMIGFELDYTALLMACQTNGVEKRFIY